The sequence TTTATAAAGCTTAAACTGTCAAATCTTTTTTTTGCCTAAAAGGGTCGCCCGCGGAATTCGTCTTTGTCTCAAGACGGATCATTCTTCACTTGCCAAGCTGACTATAGCATAACCGAATTTTATTACCTTGTTCACTTTTATCCAAAGCTGAAGGCAACATTTAATGAACTATAACGATAGTATCTTATCTATATATGGCAAAACTTACAATATACCAGTTATACATTATTAGTCCATTCTCTCATTTTTATCTGTGTAATCAGTGTAATCTGTGAGAGCATAAATCTAATTATTCATCTTTGCGAACTGGTAAAATAGAGAAATTTTTAGATCAAAAAAAATTGTGGTGGAGCTAAGGGGATTCGAACCCCTGGCCTAATGATTGCGAACCATTCGCTCTACCAACTGAGCTATAGCCCCGACACATTTTTAGGAAAAGATTTTGAAGAATAGTATTTGTCAAGCCAAAAGTTTGGCAATCGGAACTTTTCTCAGCTCCGCATCGTCATTATAAATCCACGCTGCTATGCCAATTCAAGTAAGTTATAAGTCATTTTGGCAGTGTGTTTCCTAACTTATTCACTTATCTGAGACAAATGACTTTTTTGACTTTCTCTCTTCTCTTAACTTCCTTTTTTCTTTAAGAAATCTTTTAAAACTTTGTTGCATCTGCTTATTCGGCAGAATACAAGTATTTACAGTTTACTCATATACTCCAGTAGATCTTCAACACGGTTGGAATATCCATATTCATTATCATACCAGCTGAAGACCTTCACCATTTTTCCTTTGGTATAAGTGATCAGCGAGTCAAAAATAGATGAATAGCTACTTCCTACCACATCAATGGAGACGATGGGTTCTTCTGAGTATTGCAGATAGCCCTTCAGATATGTTTCAGCCGCTTCTTTCATTGCCAAATTTACATCTTCTTTAGTCACTTCCGTTGCCAAATTAACACAAAGATCAACTAAAGATCCATCCGGAGTGGGAACGCGAATAGCCACGCCATCCAATTTTCCTTTCAGTTCCGGAATAACTAAACCAATGGCTTTGGCGGCTCCAGTAGAAGTTGGAATCATACTCATCGCGGCAGCCCTGGCTCTTCTTAAATCGCTATGTGGCAAATCCAGAATTCTTTGATCGTTAGTATAGCTATGCACAGTTGTCATCAAGCCGTTTACAATACCAAATTTATCTTGTAAAACCTTAGCTATGGGAGCCAGACAGTTAGTTGTGCAGGAAGCATTGGAGACGATTAAATGTTCTGGTTTTAAAAAGGTCTGATTTACTCCCATTACGATTGTGGCATCAATTTCATCTTTTGCCGGAGCGGTTAAAATCACTTTTTTGGCTCCTGCTTTCAAATGTTTGGAGGCCTTTTCTTTGGAAGTAAAAAGTCCGGTGGATTCAACTACGAAATCAACGCCTAAATCTCTCCACGGAAGAACTTCCGGATCCTTCTCGGCAAAAATTCTGATCTTTTTACCATTTACCACTAAATTGTTTTCTTCGCTGGAAATATTGCCAGGATATATTTTGTGAATGCTGTCATATTTAAAAAGATATGCCAGCGTTTTAGCATCTGTAATATCGTTGATGGCTACTACATTCAATTCGGGATGTTTATCCAATATTACGCGTAAAACCAAACGACCAATGCGTCCAAAACCGTTAATTGCTACACTTGTCATAATATATCTCCTCTTAATTTTTTATATATCGATTAGATAGATAGCTACGGGAACAGCCGTAAAGTGTCTATTCAATCTTTCAACATCGTTTATAAGCTGTTCTCCATA is a genomic window of Candidatus Cloacimonas sp. containing:
- the gap gene encoding type I glyceraldehyde-3-phosphate dehydrogenase encodes the protein MTSVAINGFGRIGRLVLRVILDKHPELNVVAINDITDAKTLAYLFKYDSIHKIYPGNISSEENNLVVNGKKIRIFAEKDPEVLPWRDLGVDFVVESTGLFTSKEKASKHLKAGAKKVILTAPAKDEIDATIVMGVNQTFLKPEHLIVSNASCTTNCLAPIAKVLQDKFGIVNGLMTTVHSYTNDQRILDLPHSDLRRARAAAMSMIPTSTGAAKAIGLVIPELKGKLDGVAIRVPTPDGSLVDLCVNLATEVTKEDVNLAMKEAAETYLKGYLQYSEEPIVSIDVVGSSYSSIFDSLITYTKGKMVKVFSWYDNEYGYSNRVEDLLEYMSKL